Genomic window (Longimicrobium sp.):
CACAAGGCTTACGGGTGGACGATCCGTGCGCCCGGGAAGACGAGCGGCATGCGATTCGCCCGGGGTTGGCGTGTACGGGGGACGCCGGCCGCGGCGCGGCCCCGTGCCGACGCATCCAGCGCCGTTTCATCCACCCGCACGCACGCCCTGCCATGCGCCGAATTGTTCTCCTGCTCCTGCTCGCGCTGCCGTTCGCCGCGCCCGCCGCCGCGCAGGCGGGCGACTCCGTTTCCGTGCGCCCGGGCGACGTCGTTCGCCTGGCCGTGTGGCGCCAGCCGGAGTTCACCGGCGAGTTCACCGTGGCCCCGGACGGCACCCTCCTGCACCCCCTGCTGACCGGGGTGCGGGTGGTGGGCGCCTCGCGCCCGCAGATCCAGGAGCTGCTGCGCGCCGCGCTCGGCCAGTACGAGAGCCAGCCGCAGTTCGTGTTCGATTTCCTTCACCGGGTGGGGGTGGGCGGCGAGGTGCAGCTTCCCAATCTGTACAACCTGTCCCCCGAAACCACGCTGCTGCAGGCCGTGGCCACGGCGGGCGGGGGTACGGAGAACGCGCGGCTGGACCGCGCCGTCCTGTTCCGCGACGGGCGCCAGATCGAGGTAGACCTGCTGCGCCCCACGCCCGAGGTGGCGGCCATGCGGGTGCGCTCGGGCGACCAGATCCGCGTCCCGCGCCGCACGAACGCCCTGCGCGAAACGATCTCCATCGTGGCGAGCGTGGTGGGCGCACTGGCGTCGGTGGTCGGGGCGATCCTCCTCCTGCAGCAGCAGTAGCGAGCCGCCCCGATCGCGGATGACGAAGGAAGGGACGCGCGCCGAGGCCCGCGTCCCTTCCGGTCTAGAACACCCAGGCCCAGCGGACCGCGAAGGCATCGTCGCCCCGGGCAGGCGGCGCGCCGGTGCGCAGGCGCAGGTACTCGGCGCGAACCTCGGTGTTGCGCCCCAGCCGCAGCCCGGCGGCCACCTCCGCGCGGTCCACGTCGTAGTCCCAGCGCACCTGCCCGCCCGCCGCCCCGATCCGGTTGAAGCGCATGGCCCCGTAGCGCCCCGCCACGAACAGGGCGGGGGAGAGCTTCACCTTGGCCTCCGCCGTCCACGACACGTCGCGCGGGTCTTCGCCCACGTTCGGCACCTCCCAG
Coding sequences:
- a CDS encoding polysaccharide biosynthesis/export family protein; translated protein: MRRIVLLLLLALPFAAPAAAQAGDSVSVRPGDVVRLAVWRQPEFTGEFTVAPDGTLLHPLLTGVRVVGASRPQIQELLRAALGQYESQPQFVFDFLHRVGVGGEVQLPNLYNLSPETTLLQAVATAGGGTENARLDRAVLFRDGRQIEVDLLRPTPEVAAMRVRSGDQIRVPRRTNALRETISIVASVVGALASVVGAILLLQQQ